Proteins from one candidate division KSB1 bacterium genomic window:
- the hslV gene encoding ATP-dependent protease subunit HslV, whose amino-acid sequence MFPVIHATTILGVRHKNSCALAGDGQVTYGDTILKMNARKIRRLYKDSVLVGFAGAAADAFALFEKFEERLEKFRGNLSRAAVELAKEWRTDRYLRRLEAQLVVMDKDKTFVISGTGDVIEPDDGIIAIGSGGGYAMAAARALVRYSNLSAREIVEEAMMLAADICIYTNKSLVIEELNYG is encoded by the coding sequence ATGTTTCCCGTGATCCACGCCACCACGATCCTGGGCGTCCGCCACAAAAACAGTTGTGCCCTGGCGGGCGACGGGCAGGTCACCTATGGTGACACCATTCTCAAAATGAACGCGCGCAAAATCCGCCGCCTGTACAAAGACTCGGTGCTGGTGGGCTTCGCCGGCGCGGCGGCGGATGCCTTTGCGTTGTTCGAGAAATTTGAAGAGCGCCTGGAGAAATTCCGCGGCAACCTCAGCCGTGCCGCCGTCGAACTGGCGAAGGAATGGCGTACCGACCGCTATCTGCGCCGCCTGGAGGCGCAACTGGTGGTCATGGACAAGGACAAGACCTTCGTGATTTCCGGCACCGGCGACGTGATCGAGCCCGATGACGGCATCATCGCCATCGGTTCCGGCGGCGGCTATGCCATGGCGGCCGCACGCGCCCTGGTGCGCTATTCCAACCTGTCGGCGCGGGAAATCGTGGAGGAGGCGATGATGCTGGCCGCCGACATCTGCATTTACACCAACAAGAGCCTCGTGATTGAAGAACTCAACTATGGATAA
- the hslU gene encoding ATP-dependent protease ATPase subunit HslU, which yields MSPARAQEEMAPLTPRQIVAELDKYIIGQDRAKRSVAIALRNRWRRQHVPESLREEIMPNNIILIGPTGVGKTEIARRLSRLAKAPFIKVEASKFTEVGYVGRDVESIIRDLTDLAVAMVRSEKTAAVQEQAEKLATERLLDLLLPNLRPRRKAAAARDHNEQGEDSAAGEEESDSELEQRRQRTRDKMREQLLAGKLEERMVELDVAADSMPMMQVISPIGVEELGINLQDLVGNMLPKKMKRRKMTVAEARTHLIQEEANKLIDMDQVVKEAIARVENSGIVFLDEIDKVAGSKNTVGPDVSREGVQRDLLPVVEGTNVFTKYGMVRTDHVLFIASGAFHISKPSDLIPELQGRFPIRVELESLTADDFVRILTEPKNALLKQYTALLATEGVELEFEKQAVREIAETAHRVNEKTENIGARRLHTVLSALLEDILFEVPETKTGKITITADMVRETFKKISEDPDYSRYIL from the coding sequence ATGTCACCTGCCCGTGCGCAGGAAGAAATGGCCCCGCTCACGCCGCGGCAAATCGTGGCGGAGCTGGACAAGTATATCATCGGCCAGGATCGGGCGAAGCGTTCGGTGGCGATCGCGCTGCGCAACCGCTGGCGCCGGCAGCACGTGCCGGAGAGTCTGCGCGAAGAGATCATGCCGAACAACATCATTCTCATCGGCCCCACCGGCGTGGGCAAGACCGAAATCGCGCGCCGGCTGTCGCGCCTGGCCAAGGCCCCCTTCATCAAGGTCGAAGCCTCCAAGTTCACCGAAGTCGGCTACGTCGGCCGCGATGTCGAATCCATCATCCGCGACCTCACCGACCTGGCGGTGGCGATGGTACGCTCCGAGAAAACCGCGGCGGTGCAGGAACAGGCGGAGAAGCTGGCCACCGAACGGCTGCTCGATCTGCTGCTCCCCAACCTGCGGCCGCGGCGCAAGGCGGCTGCCGCGCGCGACCACAACGAACAGGGCGAGGACAGCGCCGCCGGCGAGGAGGAAAGCGACAGCGAGCTGGAGCAGCGGCGGCAGCGCACGCGCGACAAAATGCGCGAACAACTGCTCGCCGGCAAACTCGAAGAGCGCATGGTCGAGCTCGACGTCGCCGCCGACAGCATGCCGATGATGCAGGTGATTTCGCCCATCGGCGTCGAAGAGCTGGGCATCAATCTGCAGGACCTGGTGGGCAACATGCTGCCCAAAAAAATGAAGCGCCGCAAAATGACGGTGGCGGAGGCACGCACCCATCTCATCCAGGAGGAGGCCAACAAGCTCATCGACATGGATCAAGTGGTGAAGGAGGCCATCGCGCGCGTGGAAAACAGCGGCATCGTTTTCCTCGATGAAATCGACAAGGTGGCGGGCAGCAAAAACACCGTCGGCCCGGACGTCTCGCGCGAGGGCGTACAGCGTGACCTGCTGCCGGTGGTGGAGGGCACAAACGTCTTCACCAAATACGGCATGGTGCGCACCGATCACGTGCTGTTCATCGCCAGCGGCGCCTTTCACATCTCCAAACCTTCCGATCTCATCCCCGAACTGCAGGGCCGCTTCCCGATTCGCGTCGAGCTGGAAAGCCTGACGGCCGACGATTTTGTCCGCATTCTGACCGAGCCGAAAAATGCCCTGCTCAAGCAGTACACCGCCCTGCTCGCCACCGAGGGCGTGGAGCTGGAATTCGAAAAGCAGGCGGTGCGGGAGATTGCGGAGACGGCGCATCGCGTCAATGAAAAAACGGAAAACATCGGCGCCCGGCGGCTGCACACCGTCCTGAGCGCCCTGTTGGAAGACATTCTCTTCGAAGTGCCCGAAACCAAAACCGGCAAGATCACCATCACTGCCGACATGGTGCGCGAGACCTTCAAGAAAATCAGCGAGGATCCGGATTACAGCCGCTACATTCTTTAG
- the argF gene encoding ornithine carbamoyltransferase, whose amino-acid sequence MKRDFLSIADWSTEEIWSLFTLARELKAKQKAGVPHALLPGKTLGMLFMKPSTRTRVSFEVGMFQLGGHALYLSPNEIGLGKREAVADVARVLSRYVDGLMARLFDHEHLLELAQYASVPVINGLTDLLHPCQILGDMLTILEQRGHFDDLVVAYIGDGNNVANSWVNMASKIPLTFRIACPEGYEPNAAIVARARAANVGRIEIVREPAAAAAGADILYTDVWASMGQEAEAEHRRRVFKNYVIDSRLLALAKPGAKFMHCLPAHRGEEVTHEVMESPASIIFDQAENRLHIQKALLVTLMGDRQ is encoded by the coding sequence ATGAAACGGGATTTTCTCAGTATTGCCGACTGGTCCACCGAGGAAATTTGGTCGTTGTTCACGCTCGCGCGCGAGCTCAAAGCCAAACAGAAGGCGGGGGTGCCACACGCCCTCCTGCCGGGCAAGACGCTGGGCATGCTGTTCATGAAACCTTCAACACGCACGCGCGTGTCGTTCGAGGTCGGCATGTTTCAGCTCGGCGGCCACGCCCTTTACCTCTCCCCCAACGAAATCGGCCTGGGCAAACGCGAAGCCGTGGCCGATGTGGCACGCGTCCTGTCCCGATATGTCGACGGTCTGATGGCCCGGCTGTTCGATCATGAGCATCTGCTCGAGCTGGCGCAATATGCCAGCGTGCCGGTGATCAACGGCCTCACCGATTTGCTCCACCCCTGCCAGATTCTGGGCGACATGCTGACGATCCTGGAGCAGCGCGGCCATTTCGATGATCTGGTGGTGGCCTACATCGGCGACGGCAACAACGTCGCCAATTCCTGGGTCAACATGGCCAGCAAGATTCCGCTGACCTTCCGCATCGCCTGTCCGGAGGGCTACGAACCGAATGCCGCGATCGTGGCGCGTGCCCGTGCCGCCAACGTGGGCCGCATCGAGATCGTGCGCGAACCGGCGGCGGCCGCGGCCGGCGCCGACATTCTCTATACCGATGTGTGGGCCAGCATGGGCCAGGAGGCCGAGGCGGAACACCGGCGCCGGGTGTTCAAAAATTATGTCATCGACAGCCGGTTGCTGGCCCTCGCCAAGCCGGGGGCGAAATTCATGCACTGCCTGCCGGCGCATCGCGGCGAAGAGGTGACCCACGAAGTCATGGAAAGCCCGGCTTCGATCATTTTCGACCAGGCGGAAAATCGTCTGCATATTCAAAAAGCCCTGCTCGTCACCCTGATGGGTGATCGCCAATGA
- a CDS encoding GNAT family N-acetyltransferase codes for MSAVPGPTPAGRAALTLVRYDEGHRQLWDAFIPHSNQGTLFHTRAFLAYHPAGRFVDASLLFFKHNELCAVLPAALDPHTGRNVLRSHPGASFGGPATAAALGVQECDRLVTLLLEHCRRQGYAGVEITLPPPVYFSHPNNHLDYVLWRHGFRYRKREVTSIIPADPPAGLLPREFHRAVRRAQRRGVTIQESDDFPAFHAHLRNHMLARHHVEPTHSLADLQCLRRLLPGQLRLFTACLGAEMIAGTLLFLCNPRAALAFYYLSHREGFRQYHGFELLMFEVLRWCRAQGLRALDFGTFTLNSEPNWGLANFKESFGAQGIFRDTLYLELG; via the coding sequence ATGAGTGCCGTGCCTGGGCCAACGCCGGCCGGCCGGGCTGCCCTCACGCTTGTGCGCTATGACGAAGGCCACCGGCAGCTTTGGGACGCCTTCATCCCGCATTCCAATCAAGGCACGCTGTTTCACACACGTGCCTTTTTAGCTTATCACCCTGCCGGCCGTTTTGTTGATGCTTCGCTGCTCTTCTTCAAACACAACGAACTCTGCGCCGTCCTGCCCGCCGCGCTCGACCCGCACACCGGCCGCAATGTGCTGCGTTCACATCCCGGCGCCTCATTTGGCGGCCCGGCCACCGCTGCCGCCCTCGGCGTGCAGGAATGCGACCGCCTGGTGACACTGTTGCTGGAGCACTGCCGCCGGCAGGGCTATGCCGGCGTCGAGATCACTTTGCCACCGCCGGTCTATTTCAGCCATCCCAACAACCATCTCGACTATGTGTTGTGGCGTCACGGTTTCCGCTATCGCAAGCGGGAGGTCACCAGCATCATTCCCGCCGACCCGCCCGCCGGGCTGTTGCCGCGCGAATTCCACCGCGCCGTGCGGCGGGCGCAAAGACGCGGGGTGACGATTCAGGAGAGTGACGATTTTCCCGCCTTTCATGCCCATTTGCGGAACCACATGCTGGCGCGCCATCACGTCGAGCCGACGCATTCGCTGGCGGACCTGCAGTGCCTGCGCCGGCTGCTGCCCGGACAGCTCCGACTCTTCACCGCCTGCCTGGGTGCGGAGATGATTGCCGGAACCCTGCTTTTCCTGTGCAATCCCCGCGCGGCGCTGGCCTTCTATTATCTCAGCCATCGCGAGGGCTTTCGGCAATATCACGGCTTTGAGTTGCTGATGTTCGAAGTTTTGCGCTGGTGCCGCGCACAAGGTCTGCGCGCGCTCGATTTCGGCACGTTTACTTTGAACTCCGAACCCAATTGGGGACTGGCAAACTTCAAAGAGAGTTTCGGCGCGCAGGGCATCTTCCGGGACACGCTGTATCTGGAATTGGGCTAG
- a CDS encoding lysophospholipid acyltransferase family protein, translated as MNRKPLLKRIKNGGIYWFIRLLLAVMQRLPRRPALALFEQLGLLAFRLLRREREKTLRHLRLAFGGKRSEVEIRALARECFRYLGRNAAEAVRLRQLQRAGLERFVSFTGREHLEAALAKGRGVICITGHLGCWELLAAFIAQHFPLAVVGTALYDPRLDALLVRERELAGCRNIPRTAGAAREMLRWLKSGGVLGILIDQDTRVDGEFVDFFGHPAYTPAGPVVFAERTGAPLVPLAIWMNEDFTHTVAISPEIPLQAHDRPGNVQRCSKAVEAFIREHPEQWVWMHERWKTKPQA; from the coding sequence GTGAATCGCAAGCCACTGCTGAAGAGAATCAAGAATGGCGGCATTTATTGGTTCATTCGCCTGCTGTTGGCGGTGATGCAGCGCCTGCCGCGGCGACCGGCACTGGCGTTGTTCGAACAGCTCGGGCTGCTCGCCTTTCGGCTGTTGCGGCGCGAGCGTGAGAAAACGCTGCGTCACTTGCGGCTGGCGTTTGGCGGCAAGCGTTCCGAGGTGGAGATTCGGGCCCTGGCGCGGGAATGCTTCCGTTATCTCGGCCGCAACGCCGCCGAGGCGGTGCGCCTGCGGCAGCTTCAGCGCGCCGGTCTCGAGCGCTTCGTTTCCTTCACCGGTCGCGAACATCTCGAGGCCGCGCTGGCCAAGGGCCGCGGCGTGATTTGCATCACCGGCCACCTGGGCTGCTGGGAATTGCTGGCGGCGTTCATTGCGCAGCATTTTCCGCTGGCGGTGGTCGGCACCGCGCTCTATGATCCACGTCTGGACGCCCTGCTGGTGCGGGAACGCGAACTGGCCGGCTGTCGTAACATCCCGCGCACCGCCGGCGCCGCGCGCGAAATGCTGCGCTGGCTGAAGTCCGGTGGCGTGCTGGGCATCTTGATCGATCAAGACACGCGCGTCGATGGTGAATTTGTCGATTTCTTCGGGCACCCGGCCTACACCCCGGCCGGGCCGGTGGTGTTCGCCGAGCGCACCGGCGCACCGCTGGTGCCGCTGGCAATTTGGATGAACGAAGATTTCACCCACACCGTCGCGATCAGCCCGGAGATTCCGCTGCAAGCACATGACCGTCCCGGAAACGTACAGCGCTGCTCGAAGGCGGTGGAAGCCTTCATTCGCGAACACCCCGAACAATGGGTATGGATGCACGAGCGCTGGAAAACCAAACCGCAGGCCTGA
- the lptC gene encoding LPS export ABC transporter periplasmic protein LptC: MKTLWLAICAAALLFAGCQSSPQTATPDKAFNGPDQEGWNSKVTVTNSGRITAIVQYGHMAKYSKDRRVLFDQGVMVDFYGRKGEHTSSLTSTRGILYENSNDVEALGNVVVVSDSGMTLRTEKLRWLNQRERIVSEEFVTITTARGDTLHGHGFESDATLKLWSIHKLSGISKKKVNLPGR; the protein is encoded by the coding sequence ATGAAAACTTTGTGGTTGGCAATTTGCGCCGCGGCGCTGCTGTTCGCCGGCTGCCAGTCTTCACCGCAGACAGCGACTCCGGACAAGGCCTTCAACGGCCCGGATCAGGAGGGCTGGAACAGCAAAGTCACGGTGACCAACAGCGGCCGCATCACCGCGATCGTGCAGTACGGTCACATGGCGAAATATTCCAAGGACCGCCGCGTGCTGTTCGATCAGGGCGTGATGGTCGATTTTTACGGCAGGAAGGGTGAGCATACCTCCAGCCTCACCTCGACGCGCGGCATCCTTTATGAAAACAGCAACGATGTCGAGGCGCTCGGCAACGTGGTGGTGGTGTCCGACAGCGGCATGACCTTGCGCACCGAGAAACTGCGCTGGCTCAATCAGCGTGAAAGAATCGTGAGCGAGGAATTCGTCACCATCACCACCGCGCGCGGTGACACGCTGCACGGCCACGGCTTCGAATCGGACGCCACCTTGAAACTATGGTCGATCCACAAACTTTCCGGCATCAGCAAGAAAAAGGTGAATTTGCCGGGTCGTTAG
- the rpoN gene encoding RNA polymerase factor sigma-54: MLNLSQKLSQQLRQSPQQVLLSSLLQLPTVMLEQKLRMELEQNPLLEVVDDMEMETEQEQEEEMTLEQKEEEPPEAESEAAMEEAESEKEEIEKDDVDWEAILGDEENYEYRAPRDNSVEVYEQQEASPETLPEHLLTQLHMQRLSEEEITIGEYLIWNINEDGYLACSVELVAQNLGTTVEKVEAVLRQIQRFDPVGIAARNLQECLLIQLEDKLPRHELAIRIIRECFDDFTNKRFEKIAKKLEVSLDDIKEAMEEITQLNPKPGEGYFSAQDNAIVPDLTVERDGDGFRIILHDSNVPHLRINNRYKEILLKNAKNRQQAREAREFVKKRLESARWLINSIHQRRLTILRVMEAIVQKQREFFEHGKQYIKPMILKDIADEIGMDISTVSRVTNGKYVQTEHGVFELKYFFSEGLKSDDGDEVSNRRIKQRIQEIINAEDPSKPLNDQTIANILKRENFNVARRTVAKYREQMMIPVSRLRRKI; this comes from the coding sequence ATGTTGAATTTATCCCAAAAGCTGAGCCAGCAGCTTCGGCAATCACCGCAGCAGGTCCTGCTGTCCTCCCTGCTGCAATTGCCGACCGTCATGCTCGAGCAAAAGCTGCGCATGGAGCTCGAACAGAATCCCCTGCTCGAAGTCGTCGACGACATGGAAATGGAAACCGAACAGGAGCAGGAGGAGGAGATGACACTCGAGCAGAAGGAAGAGGAGCCACCCGAGGCGGAGAGCGAGGCCGCCATGGAGGAAGCTGAATCCGAAAAGGAGGAGATCGAGAAAGACGACGTGGACTGGGAGGCGATTCTGGGCGACGAGGAAAATTACGAATACCGCGCCCCGCGCGACAACAGCGTGGAGGTGTACGAGCAGCAGGAGGCCTCGCCCGAGACCCTGCCCGAGCACCTGCTCACCCAGTTGCACATGCAGCGGCTGAGCGAGGAGGAAATCACCATTGGTGAATACCTGATCTGGAACATCAACGAGGACGGCTACCTGGCCTGTTCGGTGGAACTGGTGGCGCAGAATCTCGGCACCACTGTCGAAAAAGTCGAGGCTGTGCTGCGCCAGATTCAACGGTTTGACCCGGTCGGCATCGCGGCGCGCAATCTGCAGGAATGCCTGTTGATCCAGCTCGAGGACAAACTCCCGCGCCACGAGCTGGCCATCAGAATCATCCGGGAGTGCTTCGACGATTTTACCAACAAACGTTTCGAAAAAATCGCGAAAAAGCTGGAGGTGAGCCTGGATGACATCAAGGAGGCGATGGAGGAAATCACCCAGCTCAACCCCAAGCCCGGCGAGGGTTATTTTTCGGCGCAGGACAATGCCATTGTGCCCGATCTGACAGTGGAGCGCGACGGCGATGGTTTCCGCATCATTCTGCATGATTCCAACGTGCCGCATCTGCGCATCAACAACCGCTACAAGGAAATTTTGCTGAAAAACGCCAAAAACCGGCAGCAGGCGCGCGAGGCGCGCGAATTCGTGAAGAAGCGGCTGGAATCGGCGCGCTGGCTGATCAACTCCATCCATCAGCGCCGGCTCACCATTTTGCGGGTGATGGAGGCGATCGTGCAGAAACAGCGCGAGTTCTTTGAGCACGGCAAGCAATACATCAAGCCGATGATCCTGAAGGACATTGCCGACGAGATCGGCATGGACATCTCGACCGTCTCGCGCGTGACCAACGGCAAGTACGTGCAAACCGAGCACGGCGTGTTCGAATTGAAATACTTCTTCAGCGAGGGCCTGAAATCCGATGACGGCGATGAGGTCTCCAACCGCCGCATCAAGCAGCGCATCCAGGAAATCATCAATGCCGAGGATCCCAGCAAGCCGCTCAACGACCAGACCATCGCCAACATTCTCAAGCGCGAGAATTTCAACGTGGCGCGGCGCACGGTGGCAAAATACCGCGAGCAGATGATGATTCCGGTTTCACGCCTGCGCCGGAAGATCTGA
- the lptB gene encoding LPS export ABC transporter ATP-binding protein: protein MLRSERLVKIYNKRRVVNQVSIEVRQGEIVGLLGPNGAGKTTTFYMITGMIRPTEGKIFLEDTEVTTMPMYRRAKLGVGYLSQEPSIFRRLTVAENILAILETLPLPARARQQRLEELLEELAIAPLARNYAYTLSGGERRRVEITRALVTNPKFILLDEPFAGVDPIAVEDIQEIVRGLKRRGIGVLITDHNVHETLSITDRAYLLYEGTVLKSGTTESLANDPEARKLYLGDKFRLDR from the coding sequence ATGTTGCGTTCCGAACGACTCGTCAAGATTTACAACAAGCGCCGCGTTGTCAATCAGGTCTCCATCGAGGTCAGACAGGGCGAAATCGTTGGCCTGCTGGGGCCCAACGGTGCGGGGAAGACCACGACGTTTTACATGATCACCGGCATGATCCGGCCGACGGAGGGCAAGATCTTCCTGGAGGACACCGAAGTCACCACCATGCCGATGTATCGCCGCGCCAAACTGGGGGTGGGTTATTTGTCGCAGGAGCCCAGCATTTTCCGGCGCTTGACGGTGGCCGAGAATATTCTGGCGATTTTGGAGACGCTGCCGCTGCCGGCGCGGGCAAGGCAACAACGGCTGGAGGAGCTGCTGGAGGAGCTGGCCATCGCGCCTCTTGCCAGGAATTACGCCTATACCCTGTCGGGCGGCGAGCGCCGCCGCGTGGAGATCACCCGGGCGCTGGTGACCAACCCCAAATTCATCCTGCTGGATGAACCGTTTGCCGGTGTCGACCCCATCGCGGTGGAGGACATTCAGGAGATCGTGCGCGGCCTGAAGCGCCGCGGCATCGGGGTGCTGATCACGGATCACAACGTGCATGAGACCCTTTCGATCACCGACCGCGCCTATCTGCTCTACGAGGGCACGGTGCTGAAGTCCGGCACCACCGAGTCTCTCGCCAATGATCCGGAAGCGCGCAAGCTGTATTTAGGAGACAAGTTTCGTCTGGATCGCTGA
- a CDS encoding KpsF/GutQ family sugar-phosphate isomerase: MRNLLDIAREVIRIEAEAVAALEHRLDASFEAAVELLYNCRGRVIVSGIGKSGIIAQKIAATLSSTGTAAMFVHPAEAAHGDLGMVMPGDVVICISKSGTTNEFHLLLPLFKRLGIPILAMTANRHSPLAERADVILDIRVKREACPHDLAPTASTTATLALGDALAVALLEKRHFSPADFALRHPGGTLGRKLLLRIDDVMYSGERVARVGLTATLEEIILEITSKRFGATCVVDDNGRLAGIVTDGDLRRLLRRRLPVYELQARQIMTPHPKTVPLGTLAARVLEIMEEHNIMQMIIVDAGQRPAGMVHLHDLLKAGVA; this comes from the coding sequence ATGCGCAACCTGCTTGACATCGCCCGTGAAGTCATCCGCATCGAGGCCGAGGCGGTGGCCGCGCTGGAGCATCGTCTCGATGCCAGCTTCGAGGCCGCAGTGGAATTGCTCTACAATTGCCGCGGCCGGGTGATCGTTTCGGGCATCGGCAAAAGCGGGATCATCGCCCAGAAGATCGCAGCCACGCTTTCCAGCACCGGCACGGCCGCCATGTTCGTGCATCCCGCGGAAGCGGCGCACGGCGACCTCGGCATGGTGATGCCCGGCGACGTGGTGATCTGCATTTCCAAAAGCGGCACCACCAACGAGTTTCATCTCCTGCTGCCGCTGTTCAAGCGCCTGGGCATTCCCATCCTGGCGATGACCGCCAACCGTCATTCGCCGCTGGCCGAGCGCGCCGATGTGATTTTGGACATCCGCGTCAAGCGCGAAGCCTGCCCGCATGATCTCGCGCCCACCGCCAGCACCACCGCCACCCTGGCGCTGGGGGACGCGCTGGCGGTCGCGCTGCTGGAGAAACGCCACTTCTCCCCGGCCGATTTTGCGCTGCGGCATCCCGGCGGCACGCTCGGCCGCAAGCTGCTGCTGCGCATTGATGATGTGATGTACAGCGGCGAGCGTGTTGCCCGCGTGGGCCTGACCGCCACGCTGGAAGAGATCATCCTGGAAATCACCAGCAAGCGCTTTGGCGCAACCTGCGTGGTGGATGACAACGGCAGGCTCGCCGGCATCGTCACCGACGGCGACTTGCGCCGCCTGCTGCGCCGCCGCCTGCCCGTCTATGAGCTGCAGGCCCGGCAAATCATGACCCCGCATCCCAAAACCGTGCCGCTGGGCACGCTGGCAGCCAGGGTGCTGGAGATCATGGAAGAGCATAACATCATGCAGATGATCATCGTCGATGCCGGGCAGCGCCCCGCCGGCATGGTACATTTGCATGATTTGTTGAAGGCGGGCGTGGCCTAG